One segment of Desulfovibrio legallii DNA contains the following:
- a CDS encoding nucleotide sugar dehydrogenase has translation MVTFEDLCAGKGTLAVVGLGYVGLPLAVAFSRHMPVLGFDCSARRIAELKAGSDHTREVDHDRLAAARVRYSDNPADLRQADVVVVAVPTPIDHHRSPDLTPVVGASTTVGQNLRPGCVVVYESTVYPGLTEEICVPILERESGLKLGRDFTVGYSPERINPGDKVHTVETIVKIVSGSDKATADLLERLYGSVVRAGTHRASSIKVAEAAKVIENTQRDLNIALMNELAIIFGRMGIDTQEVLEAAGSKWNFLPFRPGLVGGHCIGVDPYYLTYKAEELGFHPEVILAGRRINDNMGKYVAECVVKRLIKSGRVISGARVGILGFTFKENVPDLRNTRVVDVVRELEDYGVTVLVSDAEADPEEALREYGQTLLPQEDLHDLDGLILAVSHKAYAGLTPAAVKALFAAPDNAVVLDVKSFFDVAAMRAAGIDYWRL, from the coding sequence ATGGTGACATTTGAGGATCTTTGCGCCGGCAAGGGCACCCTGGCCGTGGTGGGCCTGGGCTATGTGGGGTTGCCGCTGGCCGTGGCCTTTTCACGCCACATGCCTGTTCTGGGCTTTGACTGCAGCGCCCGGCGCATTGCCGAGCTCAAGGCCGGCAGCGACCACACCCGCGAGGTGGACCACGACCGTCTGGCCGCCGCCAGGGTGCGCTATTCCGACAACCCCGCGGACCTGCGGCAGGCCGACGTGGTGGTGGTGGCCGTGCCCACGCCTATTGACCACCACCGTTCGCCGGACCTGACCCCCGTGGTGGGGGCCAGCACCACTGTGGGGCAGAATCTGCGCCCCGGCTGCGTGGTGGTCTACGAATCCACGGTCTATCCCGGTCTGACCGAAGAAATCTGCGTGCCCATTCTGGAGCGGGAATCCGGCCTCAAGCTGGGGCGGGACTTTACCGTGGGCTACTCGCCGGAGCGCATCAACCCCGGCGATAAGGTCCATACCGTGGAAACCATCGTCAAGATTGTTTCCGGCTCGGACAAGGCTACCGCCGACCTGCTGGAGAGGCTCTACGGTTCCGTAGTGCGGGCGGGCACCCACCGCGCCTCCAGCATCAAGGTGGCCGAGGCCGCCAAGGTCATTGAAAACACCCAGCGCGACCTCAACATCGCCCTTATGAACGAACTGGCCATTATTTTCGGCCGCATGGGCATCGATACCCAGGAAGTGCTGGAGGCCGCCGGCAGCAAATGGAACTTTCTGCCCTTCCGGCCCGGTCTGGTGGGCGGGCACTGCATTGGCGTGGACCCCTATTACCTCACCTACAAGGCCGAAGAACTGGGCTTTCACCCCGAAGTCATCTTGGCCGGTCGCCGCATCAACGACAACATGGGCAAGTATGTGGCGGAATGCGTCGTCAAGCGTCTCATCAAGAGCGGCCGGGTCATCAGTGGCGCGCGCGTGGGCATTTTGGGCTTCACCTTCAAGGAGAATGTCCCCGACCTGCGCAACACCCGCGTGGTGGACGTGGTGCGTGAGCTGGAGGACTACGGCGTCACCGTGCTGGTGAGCGATGCCGAGGCCGATCCGGAAGAAGCCCTGCGCGAATACGGCCAGACCCTGCTGCCGCAGGAGGATCTGCACGACCTGGACGGCCTCATCTTGGCCGTAAGCCATAAGGCTTATGCCGGGCTGACCCCTGCTGCCGTGAAAGCGCTCTTCGCCGCGCCGGACAATGCCGTGGTCTTGGACGTGAAGTCCTTTTTCGACGTGGCCGCCATGCGCGCCGCAGGCATAGACTACTGGAGGCTGTAG
- a CDS encoding DUF2065 domain-containing protein: MRFDFDLFLRALGLAVVLEGLCWALFPRGMRRALRELLAQPEGRLRAVGLTAVAVGLLLTSLAR; encoded by the coding sequence ATGCGGTTTGATTTTGATCTTTTTTTGCGCGCCCTGGGCCTGGCCGTTGTGCTGGAAGGGCTTTGCTGGGCGCTCTTTCCCCGCGGCATGCGCCGCGCCCTGCGCGAGCTGCTGGCCCAGCCCGAAGGACGGCTGCGCGCCGTGGGCCTGACTGCCGTGGCCGTGGGCCTGCTGCTGACGAGCCTTGCCCGTTAA
- a CDS encoding ubiquinone/menaquinone biosynthesis methyltransferase: MFGRIVPFYDLLNRVLSLGLDVYWRRVLARNVRLGQTGLVLDLAAGTLDVALAVRRRYPGACVPAMDFCPPMLVRGRRKLRGADARNILPVAADAKRLPLPDACVDCVTMAFGIRNILPRERAFAEMLRVLRPGGRACILEFGSGRERIWGGLYNLYLNRALPLVGRIFSKDPAAYEYLAATIRQFPPAAALEREMRDAGFARAWHEKLTSGIVCLHVGEKGR; this comes from the coding sequence ATGTTCGGCCGCATCGTGCCCTTCTACGACCTGCTTAACCGGGTGCTCAGCCTGGGGCTGGACGTCTACTGGCGGCGCGTACTGGCGCGCAACGTGCGCCTGGGGCAGACGGGCCTGGTGCTGGACCTTGCCGCCGGCACTCTGGACGTGGCCTTGGCCGTGCGCCGCCGCTACCCCGGCGCGTGCGTGCCCGCCATGGATTTCTGTCCGCCCATGCTGGTGCGGGGCCGCCGCAAGCTGCGCGGGGCCGACGCCCGCAACATTCTGCCCGTGGCCGCCGACGCCAAGCGTCTGCCCTTGCCGGACGCCTGCGTGGATTGCGTGACCATGGCCTTCGGCATCCGCAACATCCTGCCGCGCGAGCGGGCCTTTGCCGAAATGCTGCGCGTGCTCCGGCCCGGCGGCCGGGCTTGTATTCTGGAGTTCGGTTCCGGGCGGGAACGCATCTGGGGCGGGCTGTATAATCTTTACCTCAACCGCGCGCTGCCACTGGTAGGACGGATTTTTTCCAAGGATCCCGCCGCCTATGAGTACCTGGCCGCCACCATCCGGCAGTTTCCGCCGGCGGCGGCCCTGGAGCGGGAAATGCGCGATGCGGGCTTTGCCCGCGCCTGGCACGAAAAGCTCACCTCGGGCATTGTCTGCCTGCACGTGGGCGAAAAAGGGCGTTAA
- a CDS encoding SLC13 family permease — protein sequence MADTAVNSKGNLAQKIRLGGAILSIFLGIWVAMMPPPPGLDSKTMVALGITVWAVGWWITEIVPEFVTGLMMCIFWAALKCVPFKTAFSTFSTSGWWIMVGAFALGSVAGKTGLLKRISLWVLKLFPASYTGQVWGLLGSGTIISPLIPSMNAKATLSTPIAMSISDELGIERKSRAANGLFGACYVGFIIMGHMFMSGSFSHYVLVGMLPEGYRDVTWLQWLLWSLPWGVCVFVGLGLFLVFAYRPDKKVMLPPGYSSEQLAKLGPMSRDEKICLLVLIGTLLMWMTEKLHRISAGEVAIMAMCLLLVLKVMDKNDFKTRIDWTSVVFVGSILNMAAVIQSLKVDRWLGSELQPILVNVVSEPALLIITLVVAASVIKLIIVSLTSAAAIFVLVLPPLMIANGINPWIACMVTFAGSNIWYLSYMNSIYLCAHFGTQGQLAKHSSMVKLSAAYSVICTLGFLVSIPYWRMLGLIK from the coding sequence ATGGCAGACACGGCTGTGAACTCGAAGGGGAACCTTGCCCAAAAAATACGTTTGGGTGGAGCTATTCTTTCTATCTTTCTCGGCATCTGGGTAGCCATGATGCCGCCGCCCCCGGGGCTTGATTCCAAGACTATGGTGGCTTTGGGTATTACGGTGTGGGCTGTGGGCTGGTGGATAACCGAAATCGTGCCCGAATTCGTCACCGGCCTCATGATGTGCATCTTTTGGGCCGCGCTCAAGTGCGTGCCCTTTAAAACCGCCTTTTCCACTTTTTCCACATCCGGCTGGTGGATTATGGTGGGCGCTTTCGCCCTGGGATCCGTGGCGGGCAAAACCGGCCTGCTCAAGCGCATTTCCCTGTGGGTGCTCAAGCTTTTCCCCGCCAGCTACACCGGCCAGGTCTGGGGCCTTCTGGGCTCCGGCACAATTATTTCTCCGCTGATTCCCAGCATGAACGCCAAGGCCACGCTTTCTACTCCCATTGCCATGAGCATCAGCGACGAGTTGGGCATTGAGCGCAAGTCCCGTGCGGCCAACGGGCTTTTCGGCGCGTGTTACGTGGGCTTCATCATTATGGGGCACATGTTCATGAGCGGTTCTTTCAGCCACTATGTGCTGGTGGGCATGCTGCCGGAAGGCTATCGGGATGTCACCTGGCTGCAGTGGCTGTTGTGGTCGCTGCCCTGGGGCGTGTGTGTGTTCGTGGGGCTGGGTCTGTTTCTTGTTTTTGCCTACCGGCCTGACAAAAAAGTGATGCTGCCGCCCGGTTACAGTTCGGAACAGCTGGCCAAGCTCGGCCCCATGAGCCGGGACGAGAAAATCTGCCTGCTGGTGCTCATTGGCACCCTGCTGATGTGGATGACCGAAAAGCTGCACAGGATTTCCGCCGGTGAAGTGGCGATCATGGCCATGTGTCTGCTCCTGGTGCTCAAGGTTATGGACAAGAACGACTTCAAGACGCGCATTGACTGGACGTCCGTGGTCTTTGTGGGCAGCATCCTGAACATGGCCGCTGTTATCCAGTCTCTGAAAGTGGACCGTTGGCTGGGGTCCGAGCTGCAGCCCATTCTGGTCAACGTGGTGTCCGAGCCGGCGCTGCTCATCATCACTCTGGTGGTGGCCGCATCGGTCATCAAGCTCATCATTGTTTCGCTTACCTCCGCCGCAGCCATTTTCGTGCTGGTGCTGCCGCCTTTGATGATCGCCAACGGCATCAACCCTTGGATAGCCTGCATGGTCACCTTTGCCGGCAGCAACATCTGGTACCTGAGCTATATGAACTCCATCTATCTCTGCGCGCATTTTGGCACGCAGGGGCAACTGGCCAAGCACAGCTCTATGGTCAAACTTTCCGCCGCCTATTCGGTCATCTGCACCTTGGGTTTCCTGGTCAGCATTCCCTACTGGCGTATGCTTGGCCTGATAAAATAG